The proteins below are encoded in one region of Buttiauxella gaviniae:
- a CDS encoding mannitol dehydrogenase family protein, which yields MENKLLSAKAILPKYDRSKLVSRIVHLGFGAFHRAHQAVYADILANEHGSDWGYCEVNLIGGEQQIADLKQQDNLYSVAEMSADAWHCRVVGVVKNAIHAQVDGLEAVFTAMTQPEVAIVSLTVTEKGYCHTPATGTILLDHPLVAHDLANPQQPKSAPGVIVEALARRKAAGLPAFSVMSCDNMPENGHVTRNVITAYAQAINPELAAWIETHVTFPSTMVDRIVPAVTAETLEQVAQATGVADPAAVACEPFRQWVIEDNFVAGRPEWEKAGAELVKDVLPYEEMKLRMLNGSHSFLAYLGYLAGYQHISECMQDENYRRTAHALMLQEQAPTLKVQGVDLAKYADSLIARYTNPALRHRTWQIAMDGSQKLPQRWLDSIRWHLANGSKFDLLALGVAGWMRYVGGVDEQGAAIEVSDPLLPAIQQAVAGSKEGESRVKALLALKTIFGEDLPANAKFVNQVIESYLMLRENGAKATVARF from the coding sequence ATGGAAAACAAGCTCTTATCTGCAAAAGCTATTCTCCCAAAATATGACCGTAGCAAACTGGTATCCCGCATCGTTCATCTTGGTTTTGGTGCATTCCATCGCGCCCATCAGGCGGTTTACGCCGACATTCTGGCCAACGAACACGGTAGCGACTGGGGGTACTGTGAAGTCAATTTGATTGGCGGTGAGCAGCAAATTGCTGATTTGAAACAGCAAGACAACCTCTATAGCGTGGCAGAAATGTCTGCCGACGCCTGGCATTGCCGCGTCGTAGGCGTGGTGAAAAACGCTATTCATGCGCAGGTTGATGGCCTGGAAGCGGTGTTTACCGCTATGACTCAGCCAGAAGTTGCAATTGTTTCTTTAACCGTGACAGAAAAGGGCTATTGCCATACGCCAGCCACCGGCACCATTTTGTTGGATCACCCGTTAGTTGCACACGATCTCGCAAATCCGCAGCAGCCAAAATCCGCACCAGGCGTGATTGTAGAAGCGCTGGCTCGCCGCAAAGCCGCTGGGCTTCCTGCTTTTAGCGTTATGTCCTGCGACAACATGCCGGAAAACGGCCACGTTACCCGCAACGTTATTACCGCTTACGCGCAGGCGATAAACCCTGAGTTGGCAGCATGGATTGAAACCCACGTCACTTTCCCATCTACCATGGTTGACCGTATTGTTCCGGCAGTCACGGCTGAAACGCTGGAGCAAGTTGCCCAGGCAACAGGCGTTGCTGACCCTGCCGCCGTGGCTTGCGAACCGTTCCGCCAGTGGGTGATTGAAGATAATTTCGTTGCTGGCCGCCCGGAGTGGGAGAAAGCCGGTGCCGAACTGGTTAAAGATGTCCTGCCTTATGAAGAGATGAAGCTGCGCATGTTGAACGGCAGCCACTCATTCCTCGCCTATCTTGGCTACCTGGCCGGTTATCAGCATATTTCTGAGTGTATGCAGGATGAAAACTATCGTCGTACTGCCCACGCCTTAATGCTGCAAGAACAAGCGCCAACCTTAAAAGTGCAGGGCGTTGACCTGGCGAAGTATGCTGATTCACTGATTGCGCGTTACACCAACCCAGCGCTGCGTCACCGGACCTGGCAAATCGCGATGGACGGTAGCCAGAAATTGCCACAGCGTTGGTTAGATTCCATCCGTTGGCATCTGGCAAACGGCAGCAAGTTTGATCTGCTGGCGCTCGGTGTGGCGGGCTGGATGCGTTATGTCGGCGGTGTGGATGAGCAGGGCGCGGCAATTGAAGTGAGCGATCCGCTACTGCCAGCTATTCAGCAAGCCGTTGCCGGGAGCAAAGAAGGGGAAAGTCGCGTTAAAGCCTTGCTTGCGCTGAAAACCATCTTTGGTGAAGACCTGCCTGCGAATGCGAAATTCGTTAATCAGGTGATTGAATCTTACCTGATGTTACGTGAAAACGGCGCGAAAGCGACAGTCGCCAGGTTCTAA